One Anaerolineales bacterium DNA window includes the following coding sequences:
- a CDS encoding 4Fe-4S binding protein: MSVYAKPAVTGQGTIAGARSFLRRMLEGQSVSSVLVDVAAEGQGIPHRRLVHDPEQLEHSLPFAPAILASGARLAAQLTERRAMQAGGRPAGKRPCAIVMRPCEARAAVELSKLRQVDLSQVLIIAVDCVGTHEAAAFGGLEMPGVEWAERYTESLRRGGADSPVPLPYRRACTRCVDAVAPVADIWLHVIGVPEAEEILVEVRDPELAERLELGAVDDVPERGVVLAQLKAQRESKRQLELDAALQALQPGADGRPGLTGQFDTCLRCLNCGTACPLCYCKECLFRTDSLRVECRHLFDLAERRGAVRLPGDAILYQLTRLIHVSTSCVGCGLCSSACPMDLPVDLVFQSVGRETQAL, from the coding sequence ATGAGCGTCTACGCCAAGCCTGCTGTGACGGGGCAGGGGACGATCGCCGGCGCCCGTTCCTTCCTACGCAGGATGCTGGAGGGGCAGTCGGTGAGCAGCGTCTTGGTCGATGTCGCCGCCGAAGGGCAGGGCATCCCCCACCGACGGCTCGTTCACGACCCGGAGCAGCTTGAGCACAGCTTGCCCTTCGCTCCGGCAATCCTGGCCAGCGGTGCACGCTTGGCGGCGCAACTGACGGAGCGGCGGGCCATGCAGGCAGGTGGGCGCCCGGCTGGGAAGCGGCCGTGTGCCATCGTGATGCGTCCTTGCGAGGCCCGGGCCGCAGTTGAGCTGAGCAAGCTCCGCCAGGTGGATCTTTCCCAGGTGCTGATCATCGCCGTGGATTGCGTGGGCACACATGAAGCCGCCGCCTTCGGCGGACTGGAAATGCCGGGAGTCGAATGGGCGGAGCGCTACACAGAGTCCCTCCGGCGCGGGGGGGCGGACTCTCCCGTCCCATTGCCGTACCGTCGGGCCTGCACCCGCTGCGTAGACGCCGTCGCACCCGTGGCAGATATCTGGCTGCATGTAATCGGCGTGCCCGAGGCCGAGGAGATCCTGGTAGAGGTGCGGGATCCTGAGCTGGCGGAGCGGCTGGAGCTGGGCGCGGTCGATGACGTGCCAGAGCGCGGAGTGGTGCTTGCCCAGCTGAAGGCGCAGCGGGAGTCGAAGCGGCAGCTTGAGCTAGATGCGGCGCTGCAGGCTCTCCAGCCAGGGGCGGACGGCCGACCGGGATTAACAGGGCAATTTGACACCTGCCTTCGCTGTCTGAATTGCGGCACGGCTTGCCCCCTGTGCTACTGCAAGGAGTGCCTGTTCCGAACGGACAGCCTGCGGGTCGAGTGCCGACACCTGTTCGATCTGGCGGAGCGTCGGGGTGCCGTCAGGCTCCCAGGGGATGCCATCTTGTACCAGCTGACGCGCTTGATACATGTGAGCACATCCTGTGTTGGCTGTGGCCTGTGTTCGAGCGCCTGCCCGATGGATCTGCCCGTCGACCTGGTCTTCCAGTCCGTTGGGCGCGAAACGCAGGCGCT